The genomic stretch CGGTAGCACAGATTTTCCGTTTCATTAATAATTGTCGATTGAAACGCAAGAGGCTGCCGGTAGAAACAGTCCGAGCTACGCCATTGCAAAGGCGATGCTTAATGAAAACAGTTTTCTCAGTGAAAACACCACTGCGACAAACCGAATATCAAAACGCAGAGCAATTTTTGTTGCGAATCGCACAAGGCGAAAGTTATCCAGATGAggtgaaaattttaattaataACCGAGATTTGCAGATGGACCAATGGAGAAGAATCGAAAAAAACAGTGCTTTGTACAGAGATTCACCTTTTGCTGATGAGTGGGGCGTGCTGACAGTTGACGGGCGAACAGCTAACGTGAGTTTTATGCCGTTCGATGCTCGATTTCCGGTTATACTCCCGAAGGATCACATCATCACCGTACGAATTGTAGAGCACTTTCATAGAGAGTTTGGCCATGCTGGAAGAGAAACGACCGTTAACGAGTTACGGCAGCGTTATCATATCCATCACTTGAGGGCGACTGTAggtaaattaattaaaaattgcCAATggtgcaaaataaaaaagtgtgtTCCCGACCATCCTCGAATGGCACCGCTGCCGGAACAACGATTAACCGCTCACGTACGACCATTTTGCTATGTCGGCGTGGACTACATGGGACCGTTAGAAGTCACTATAAACAGACGTAAACAAAAGAGGTATGTTGTCGTGTTCACCTGTCTAGTTATGAGGGCGATTCATCTAGAAATCGCTTTCGATTTGTCCAGCGATTCTTGCATTATGGCGATTAGACGTTTCGTGCGTCGACGTGGTCCTCCAAATGAAATATTCTCCGACAATGGCACTAACTTTGTTGGTGCCAATCGCGAGCTTAAGAAGCAGATTCAGCGTATAAATGAGGCTTGTGCAGAAACTTTCACGGACGCGCGAACAAAGTGGTCGCTCAATCCACCATCTGCCCCACACATGGGCGGTGTGTGGGAGCGTATGGTTCGATGCGTGAAAGAGGGAATGTCAGCTATAGACGAAGGACGTAAGCTTAACGACGAGATCTTGCTAACCGTTCTAGGAGATATTGAGTATTTCGTTAATTCTCGTCCACTTACCTATATGCCTCAGCAGTCAGCCGACTACGAAACTCTCACGCCGAATCACTTCATTTTCGGTACATCTACAGGAGCAGTCGACCCGTTGGGACCGTTAACAGATTTTGGCGCGGCACTTAGAAGCAGCTATGAGCGTTCCCAAGCAATAGCGAATGTTGTGTGGGACCGATGGACGCAAGAATACCTTCCGACAATTAACAAACGGTCAAGGTGGTTAGACGAAACGCGGCCAGTGAAAGTAGGTGACATGGTATATATAGCTGAGGGTGATAGAAGAGGCTGGATCTGAGGTAAGGTCGTGACTGTCACAGCTGGTAAGGATGGTAGAATTCGCCAGGCAGAGGTTCTAACAGCGAAAGGAATTCTCAAACGTCCGGTGGTGCGTTTAGCCGTTATGGAGATAGGAACTTCAAGTGAACCCGGCGAAGAGTTTGGTGAACTCCCCCCGGATCCACGGGGTGGGGGATGTTGTGGTAATCGCACAACCCTGAGAACGCGAGGATAACGCTGCGATTAGGACACAACGGCAGCTGTATGTCAACCTTGAGCGAAAGAAACTGTCATTACAGACAAAACATCCGTTAACGTAAAACGTGCTAAGATAACCCCCTTTTTTATTGGCAAATTAAAAGTGAAAATCTTTGATACCTAGAAAGACAAATGTAACtaaattaatattaatatttgcTTTTGCTTTGAGCTGTCGAGATAATAATCGCTGCTGTAATAGATCTTTCGTCCGAACACAGCTAATCTGCATTAGAGTCACGAGAAATATTTGTAGGTAGAACCACCTTGGATAGACTGCTTCCTTCAGTGGACCATCCTGCCGAAAAACCTTTATCTTATTGAtatgaaatgaaatttacaaatgTGTATCGTGATGCTCATGCAGAAcagctggataagatgtttcccgatgagAGTTTTCTGAAATCCCCTCAGATTTGCGCATATATTGACTAAACCTGAGAGGTGatccactaaaggaagtggtccatTCAATACAGTTCTAATTTTGAATAGTATCTATATTGGAGCACTCTCTTCGCCTTCCTTTTTACGATATGAAGTAAATGAACCTTTATTGAATCCTTTGCCTATAATGGACCACTCATCAGATATGcctaatttctcttaacataaatacgaatttataaatgtttctcgtaattctgatgcagattggctggataagatgttttcaGATCGAAGTTTCCTTGAATTCCCTCGAGTCTTGGCAATCATGgcaagtggtccactataggaaagcgGTCCCCCATAGGTTAATTTATACAGTTCAACAATGGTTAAGTCGTATCTCCGCTTAAATGTATATTTGAAATATAGTAACGTACCTAGTTTTATGCTATATAGACATGTAACTCCGTAATGCAGTTGATCTCATTGGTATTGTTCTCCTCGTTTTTGCAGTAGAGCAAATAAACCTATAATGGACCATCCGTCAGTTTAActgaatttatgcgaaaactggggtttcagaaaatttgcttcgggaaacatcttatcccgtcaatctgcatcacaaacatttccAACTTCCGATTTACGCTAAGAGAAATGGAGTTAATCTGACGTGTGGTGCACTATAACTTAATAAAATAAAGggatccactataggttaatttaccctatattCGACTGTAGAATGGCAAAATACTAGATATTCAATAAGGGTATTTTCTAAACCGGAATGATGCTAACAACTATATTGCACGctagtctcgatcaactagattagttgagggaATTCCTTATGGATAtagtttttggcacattttgcttgtagtaggataagtacaacgatacaacgTGCCCCAGTTCTGAGTcgtgaaaatttccagctcgaaaagatcctcgacccgATCAGGAATTGAACCCGATATCTCAACCGTGTGGGAAAGCTAGCCGATCGATCTCGCTCACTACAGAACCACGGAGACCACACCGGAATGATGCCCAGGGGCCAAAATCTAACCTGATGGAGATGGCTACTTCCAGTTCCCCAAATACAGCTTATAATGGTCAAATACCGCCTCCGGGTGCCATTGTAAAATCCCGGAtgatgacttccagtttctggaaaacaactttAGATTGCCAAATACTAAAAAACAACTATTCTCGAAATGATGTCCAAACGCGTGAAATCATGTGAATACCAAGATGACTACTTTCGCTTCCGGTCTAAAATGATCAAATAGCATCGAGAAAGAGGGCACTtccggaatcgagatgatgcccagaTATCCAAATTTGGCGCCTAGCATAATTTagaaatccaatatggcaacTTACGGGTAGGCCGATTACTATCTaatatacagggggtagacaaaatgattggacaggcaaaattttgtcaatttttaaatagccAGAACCTCTCGGTAAATGAATTTATTTCGATGAAACCAGttcattttactagaaaactatCCTGATTTGCATCAggagtattacttgagaacttgaCGTGACCAATCAACAccggaaatgttccggattttaggagtgtgtATCATAAtatgcatttttgcaacgcatacaactttttttgacATCTTGTTTctcttaggtttatatgtttccAATAAACTAGAGTTTATTCCGAGTTTATTGATACCCAAAGGTTAAAAATCTGTCGAAGAACCATCGAAATATGAACTAATTAATTATGGGTGTTGGTTAGGCAGTTTTTTTTGGTTGGGTACAATTTTCCTTGGGCACCCTGACAGAAcgcaatgaaactttgtgggtatGTAGGCCTTATGGAACCAAGAaactttgcaaacttttttttgaaaatttatctggactaAGATTCGAGAAGGTTTGAAGTattttaacccttaaatgcgcaatgttgttttaaaacaacactactaaaaacgttttaaagtatacgtattttagtattttttagaaatataattcattagaccAGCTCTCttgactctaacgaagaaaactcaacagctggaagtactgtatttgaatgttttgtttttatttttgctgtcaaaatctcgtaaacgaaaaaaaaacatggcgagattcccgactggtgctgactgtctggaaatgtctgaattatcgtcgggattgtatcgactttgtggatgattacactggatgttggcttaactcagatgcaattaatgtcttttggctgacagttgcaaataaattgataccgACAACGCTTTGTCGATGAATTACTTGATTTTTGACGAATATTTTCTCTATTTGAATCGCTGCAAATCATTGGATCAATTGTGAAGAAAATTATATCTGTGATGAAAACCAGTTCGTTTTGTTTGCTCATctggtttaattgttttataataattatcttgtagataaatcgtctttctcaaacctttgtaggggtaagaggtgggaccatcatcatcatcatcagtaattatactaacaaaaggtcaattttaaagttactgttaacaaaagtaattgtttcgacaTTATTCTGCttagtcacagtgttgtttaaaaacaacatggtaatatttgcacattaaaaagtaaatctttcaatt from Wyeomyia smithii strain HCP4-BCI-WySm-NY-G18 chromosome 3, ASM2978416v1, whole genome shotgun sequence encodes the following:
- the LOC129726677 gene encoding uncharacterized protein LOC129726677, giving the protein MMWEPKRDIFLFSGNLCGDLAPYIRGEKKPTKRTALRCIMSLFDPLGLLAPYLIHGRMLIQDIWRSGVAWDDEMLDEDNEKWKRWTGLLESIGRLEIPRFYFGHAKPDAFNTLQLPVFCDASEAGLGCAAYFRVVDDDNVYCSLVMAKSKVAPLKHQSIPRMELHAFVLGARLMRSVCESHTVGNSRCYLWTASSTVLSWVRSDHRRYMQYVAHRVGEIQSLTKPESRRWVPTRDNVADALTKWGKDTEPVSNGRWFRGPSFLYRNEAEWPLQKVVNANTSEELRARYLLLHIFVPEPLINVARISKWKILVRTVAQIFRFINNCRLKRKRLPVETVRATPLQRRCLMKTVFSVKTPLRQTEYQNAEQFLLRIAQGESYPDEVKILINNRDLQMDQWRRIEKNSALYRDSPFADEWGVLTVDGRTANVSFMPFDARFPVILPKDHIITVRIVEHFHREFGHAGRETTVNELRQRYHIHHLRATVGKLIKNCQWCKIKKCVPDHPRMAPLPEQRLTAHVRPFCYVGVDYMGPLEVTINRRKQKRYVVVFTCLVMRAIHLEIAFDLSSDSCIMAIRRFVRRRGPPNEIFSDNGTNFVGANRELKKQIQRINEACAETFTDARTKWSLNPPSAPHMGGVWERMVRCVKEGMSAIDEGRKLNDEILLTVLGDIEYFVNSRPLTYMPQQSADYETLTPNHFIFGTSTGAVDPLGPLTDFGAALRSSYERSQAIANVVWDRWTQEYLPTINKRSRWLDETRPVKVGDMVYIAEGDRRGWI